One genomic segment of Pseudomonas sp. p1(2021b) includes these proteins:
- a CDS encoding cyclic peptide export ABC transporter, with protein MTKQPRGALRELLALLRPFRTVVSLSILLGMVGGLSVTVLLATINGALHAEGGLSRQVVGLFAGLCLLALTSSILSDIGTNYVGQHIIARLRLTLGEKVLSAPIAQIERYRSHRLIPVLTHDVDTISDFAFAFAPLAISLTVTLGCLGYLALLSWPMFLMILVAIGIGIGVQYLARRKGIKGFLAARDAEDELQKHYAALAEGAKELRIHRPRRQRMYTQRIRRTANGIRDIQVRAINVFVVAKTFGSMLFFVVIGLALALQSLWPSSDKTVMSGFVLVLLYMKGPLEHLVVTLPIISRAQIAFRRIAELSEQFSSPEPHLLLDDPRPGATALYSLELKDVRYSFQAAEGSTPFCLGPVNLRIEQGEIVFIVGQNGGGKTTLIKLLLGLYAPQSGEVRLNGVVVGSGDRDDYRQLFTTIFADYYLFDEVVEGERHVPEDANRYLERLEISHKVKVKDGAFTTTDLSTGQRKRLALVSAWLEERPVLVFDEWAADQDPAFRRIFYTELLPELKRLGKTLIVISHDDRYFDIADQLVVMDSGQVVSEKALA; from the coding sequence ATGACCAAGCAACCACGCGGGGCCTTGCGCGAGCTGCTGGCCCTGCTCAGACCGTTTCGCACGGTGGTGAGCCTGTCGATCCTGCTGGGCATGGTCGGCGGGCTGAGCGTCACCGTGCTGCTGGCGACCATCAATGGCGCCCTGCACGCCGAGGGCGGGCTCAGCCGGCAAGTGGTAGGGCTGTTCGCCGGCCTGTGCCTGCTGGCGCTGACCAGTTCGATCCTGTCGGACATCGGCACCAACTATGTCGGCCAGCACATCATCGCCCGCCTGCGCCTGACCCTGGGCGAAAAGGTGCTGTCGGCGCCGATCGCGCAGATCGAGCGCTACCGCAGCCATCGTCTGATCCCGGTGCTGACCCACGACGTGGACACCATCAGCGACTTCGCCTTCGCCTTCGCGCCGCTGGCGATCTCGCTGACGGTGACCCTGGGCTGCCTGGGCTACCTGGCCCTGTTGTCCTGGCCGATGTTCCTGATGATCCTGGTGGCCATCGGCATCGGCATCGGCGTCCAGTACCTGGCCCGGCGTAAAGGCATCAAAGGCTTCCTGGCCGCCCGCGATGCCGAGGACGAGCTGCAGAAGCACTACGCTGCGCTCGCCGAAGGCGCCAAGGAGCTGCGTATCCATCGGCCACGCCGCCAGCGCATGTACACCCAGCGCATCCGCCGCACCGCCAATGGCATCCGCGACATCCAGGTGCGCGCGATCAATGTGTTCGTGGTGGCCAAGACTTTCGGCTCGATGCTGTTCTTCGTGGTGATCGGCCTGGCGCTCGCTCTGCAGTCGCTGTGGCCGTCGAGCGACAAGACGGTGATGAGCGGCTTCGTGCTGGTCCTGCTGTACATGAAAGGCCCGCTTGAGCACTTGGTGGTGACCCTGCCGATCATCAGCCGGGCGCAGATCGCCTTTCGCCGCATTGCCGAGCTCTCGGAGCAGTTCTCCTCCCCCGAGCCACACCTGTTGCTCGATGACCCTCGCCCAGGCGCCACTGCCCTGTACAGCCTGGAGCTCAAAGATGTGCGCTACAGCTTCCAGGCAGCCGAAGGCAGCACGCCCTTCTGCCTGGGGCCGGTCAACCTGCGCATCGAACAGGGCGAGATCGTCTTCATCGTCGGCCAGAACGGCGGCGGCAAGACCACGCTGATCAAGCTGCTGCTGGGCCTGTACGCGCCGCAGTCCGGCGAAGTGCGCCTCAATGGGGTGGTGGTCGGCAGCGGCGACAGGGACGACTATCGCCAGCTGTTCACCACCATCTTCGCCGACTACTACCTGTTCGATGAGGTGGTCGAGGGCGAACGGCACGTGCCCGAGGATGCCAACCGCTACCTCGAACGCCTGGAGATCAGCCATAAGGTGAAGGTCAAGGACGGTGCCTTCACCACCACCGACCTGTCCACCGGGCAGCGCAAGCGCCTGGCATTGGTCAGCGCCTGGCTGGAGGAACGCCCGGTGCTGGTGTTCGACGAATGGGCCGCTGACCAGGACCCGGCCTTCCGACGCATCTTCTACACCGAGCTGTTGCCAGAGCTCAAGCGCCTGGGCAAGACCCTCATCGTGATCAGCCATGATGACCGCTATTTCGACATCGCCGACCAACTGGTGGTGATGGACAGCGGCCAGGTCGTCAGCGAAAAGGCCCTGGCCTGA
- a CDS encoding lysine N(6)-hydroxylase/L-ornithine N(5)-oxygenase family protein has translation MSQTASPEKIHDVIGVGFGPSNLALAIALEELAETNGHALDALFIDKQSDYRWHGNTLATQSELQISFLKDLVSLRNPTSPYSFVNYLHQKQRLADFINLGTFYPCRLEYNDYLRWAAEHFATQAVYGEEVLRIEPELHEGRVDHLRLVSRDQHGREHQRRARSVVVGSGGTPKIPPAFHAFKDDARVFHHSQYLSALGRLPCNEGKPMRIAVVGSGQSAAEAFIDLNDSYPSVKVDMILRASALKPADDSPFVNEIFAPEYTDLVFNQPRPVRDKLIAEYHNTNYSVVDVDLIERIYGILYRQKVAHTPRHAVLCRRTIEDVVGTPEGIELTLRDLATDVRQTHRYDAVILATGYERRSHRELLAPLQQHLKDFEVDRNYRALATPDLRASVYLQGFCEASHGLSDTLLSVLPVRAAEIGQALYQDLSRHAIGAQPLAALSRA, from the coding sequence ATGAGCCAGACCGCTAGCCCCGAAAAAATCCACGACGTCATCGGCGTAGGCTTCGGCCCTTCCAACCTGGCCCTGGCCATTGCACTGGAAGAGCTCGCCGAAACCAACGGCCATGCACTCGACGCCCTGTTCATCGACAAGCAGAGCGACTACCGCTGGCATGGCAACACCCTGGCCACCCAGAGTGAGCTGCAGATCTCCTTCCTCAAGGACCTGGTTTCGCTGCGCAACCCCACCAGCCCCTACAGCTTTGTCAACTACCTGCACCAGAAGCAGCGCCTGGCCGACTTCATCAACCTGGGCACCTTCTACCCCTGCCGCCTGGAGTACAACGACTACCTGCGCTGGGCTGCCGAACACTTCGCCACCCAGGCGGTGTATGGCGAGGAAGTGCTGCGCATCGAGCCTGAGCTGCACGAGGGCCGGGTCGACCACCTGCGCCTGGTCTCGCGCGACCAGCATGGCCGCGAGCATCAGCGCCGGGCCCGTTCGGTGGTGGTCGGCAGCGGCGGCACGCCGAAAATCCCACCGGCGTTCCACGCCTTCAAGGACGATGCGCGAGTGTTCCACCATTCCCAGTATCTGAGCGCGCTCGGTCGCCTGCCGTGCAACGAGGGCAAACCGATGCGCATCGCCGTGGTCGGCTCGGGCCAGAGCGCCGCGGAAGCTTTTATCGACCTCAACGACAGCTACCCATCGGTCAAGGTCGACATGATCCTGCGGGCCTCGGCGCTCAAGCCTGCCGACGACAGCCCCTTCGTCAACGAGATCTTCGCCCCCGAATACACCGACCTTGTGTTCAACCAGCCGCGCCCGGTGCGCGACAAGCTCATCGCCGAATACCACAACACCAACTATTCGGTAGTCGATGTCGACCTGATCGAGCGTATCTACGGCATCCTCTACCGCCAGAAGGTCGCCCATACCCCGCGCCATGCCGTGCTGTGCCGGCGCACCATCGAGGACGTGGTGGGTACACCCGAGGGCATCGAGCTGACCCTGCGCGACCTGGCCACCGACGTGCGCCAGACCCATCGCTACGACGCGGTGATCCTCGCCACCGGCTACGAGCGCCGCTCCCACCGCGAGCTGCTGGCGCCGCTGCAACAGCACCTGAAGGATTTCGAGGTCGACCGCAACTACCGCGCCCTGGCAACGCCCGACCTGCGCGCCTCGGTGTACTTGCAGGGCTTTTGCGAAGCATCCCATGGCTTGAGCGATACACTGTTGTCGGTGCTGCCGGTACGCGCCGCGGAAATCGGTCAGGCGCTCTACCAGGACCTGAGCCGTCACGCCATCGGCGCACAGCCGCTCGCAGCCCTGAGCCGCGCCTGA
- a CDS encoding formylglycine-generating enzyme family protein gives MTPTLYRLTLAALLAGCSLPALAADPGDKPGTVFRDCAGTCPEMVVLPAGRFMMGTPADEQGRQDDEGPLHPVTFAKPFAISRFQVTAGEWDAYLKESGTRIKDGDDRPGRRCTASKPSYKQGPRQPAVCMSYHDVKDYVAWLSKKTGKPYRMVSEAEREYAARAGSSGMFPFPVDPGAGLQISRHANVYGPKDGYSYSSPVGSYPANAFGVHDMHGNVYEWVEDCYHDSYQGAPGDGSAWTEAGCKTVSIRGNDWGEAPIFSRSGNRNNNYPERLGDWLGFRVIREL, from the coding sequence ATGACCCCTACCCTGTACCGCCTGACCCTGGCCGCCCTGCTGGCCGGCTGCAGCCTCCCGGCCCTGGCCGCTGACCCCGGCGACAAACCCGGCACGGTGTTCCGCGATTGCGCCGGCACCTGCCCGGAGATGGTCGTGCTGCCCGCCGGCCGCTTCATGATGGGCACCCCCGCCGACGAACAGGGCCGCCAGGACGATGAAGGCCCGCTGCACCCGGTCACCTTCGCCAAGCCATTCGCCATCAGCCGCTTCCAGGTCACCGCGGGCGAGTGGGATGCCTACCTCAAGGAAAGCGGCACGCGGATCAAGGATGGCGACGACCGCCCCGGGCGGCGCTGCACCGCCAGCAAACCCAGCTACAAGCAGGGCCCGCGCCAACCGGCGGTGTGCATGAGCTATCACGACGTAAAGGACTACGTGGCCTGGCTGTCGAAAAAGACCGGCAAGCCCTACCGCATGGTCAGCGAGGCCGAGCGCGAATACGCCGCCCGAGCCGGCAGCAGCGGCATGTTCCCCTTCCCCGTCGACCCGGGTGCCGGGCTGCAGATCAGCCGCCACGCCAACGTCTATGGCCCCAAGGACGGCTACAGCTACAGCTCGCCGGTAGGCAGCTACCCAGCCAACGCCTTTGGCGTGCATGACATGCACGGCAACGTCTACGAATGGGTGGAAGACTGCTACCACGACAGTTACCAGGGCGCGCCGGGCGATGGCAGCGCCTGGACCGAGGCCGGCTGCAAGACCGTCTCGATCCGCGGCAACGACTGGGGCGAGGCGCCAATCTTCTCGCGCTCGGGCAACCGCAACAACAACTACCCCGAACGCCTGGGCGACTGGCTGGGCTTTCGCGTGATCCGCGAGCTGTAG
- a CDS encoding aminotransferase class V-fold PLP-dependent enzyme — protein sequence MNTRRTFLKQAGLAAATLPLLPSALAAEPTPPLLTGPDKWRQLRTLFPLDPQVAHFANFLVTAHPRPVQAAIDRHRADLDRNPAILMDWESQYEWQREDEVRDWAARYLEVGPRQIALTGSTTEGLAMIYGGLKLAPGQEILTTEHEHYSTHKALAFRTQRQGTPVRKIRLFDKPWTVSTDQVLSTIEQNLRPETRVLGMTWVHSGSGVKLPVGEIGELVRRHNRERSEAQRILYVVDGVHGFGVENQRFADFNCDYFIAGTHKWMFGPRGTGIICAASTKMDNLTPSVATFSRDEDFATIMTPGGYHAFEYRWALGEAFKLHLQLGKADVQARIHQLNSLLKARLAEHPQVELVTPRSEAFSAGFTFFRIKGQDSDAIAAHLVANKVMSDAVYRDAGPVIRLAPSLLNDEQQIDRVMALVTQKL from the coding sequence ATGAACACCCGTCGCACCTTTCTCAAGCAGGCCGGCCTGGCTGCTGCCACCCTGCCCTTGCTCCCCAGCGCCCTGGCGGCCGAGCCCACGCCGCCGCTGTTGACCGGCCCGGACAAGTGGCGCCAGCTGCGCACGCTGTTCCCACTGGATCCACAGGTGGCGCACTTCGCCAACTTCCTGGTCACCGCCCACCCGCGCCCGGTGCAAGCCGCCATCGACCGCCACCGCGCCGACCTGGACCGCAACCCAGCCATCCTCATGGACTGGGAAAGCCAATACGAATGGCAGCGCGAAGACGAAGTGCGCGACTGGGCCGCTCGCTACCTGGAGGTCGGCCCACGGCAGATCGCCCTGACCGGCAGCACCACCGAAGGCCTGGCCATGATCTATGGCGGCCTGAAGCTCGCCCCCGGCCAGGAAATCCTCACCACCGAGCACGAACACTACTCGACCCACAAAGCCCTGGCCTTCCGCACCCAGCGCCAGGGTACACCGGTGCGCAAGATCCGCCTGTTCGACAAGCCCTGGACAGTGTCCACCGACCAGGTGTTGAGCACGATCGAGCAGAACCTGCGCCCCGAAACCCGCGTGCTGGGCATGACCTGGGTACACTCGGGCAGCGGCGTCAAGCTGCCGGTGGGCGAGATCGGCGAGCTGGTGCGCCGGCACAATCGCGAGCGCAGCGAAGCTCAACGCATCCTCTACGTGGTCGATGGCGTGCATGGCTTCGGCGTGGAAAACCAGCGCTTCGCCGACTTCAACTGCGACTACTTCATCGCCGGCACCCACAAGTGGATGTTCGGCCCACGGGGTACCGGCATCATCTGCGCCGCCTCGACCAAGATGGACAACCTCACCCCCAGCGTCGCCACCTTCTCCCGGGACGAGGACTTCGCCACCATCATGACCCCCGGCGGCTACCACGCCTTCGAATACCGCTGGGCCCTGGGCGAAGCCTTCAAGCTGCACCTGCAACTGGGCAAGGCCGACGTCCAGGCACGCATCCACCAGCTCAACAGCCTGCTCAAGGCGCGCCTGGCCGAACACCCTCAGGTCGAGCTGGTGACCCCACGTAGCGAGGCCTTCTCCGCTGGCTTCACCTTCTTCCGGATCAAGGGCCAAGACTCGGACGCCATCGCCGCCCACCTGGTGGCGAACAAGGTGATGAGCGATGCGGTGTACCGCGACGCAGGCCCGGTGATCCGCCTCGCCCCCAGCCTGCTCAACGATGAACAGCAGATCGACCGGGTCATGGCCCTGGTCACCCAGAAACTCTGA
- the pvdM gene encoding pyoverdine-tailoring dipeptidase-like protein PvdM yields MTKTRSRKALYIGLPLALALAVGSAAAGYFYWKANAGYPRKIVQQAEDMHEHMLAFDGHITVPLTFGTHGQEVDKDGPHPFDLVKAGKGRLSGAALTILAWPEMWNGPNAPHKPTPGFVDEARHQQQVRYQVIRNMVRDHPDQVGIAYTPDDLRRLNGEGKFAVFISMLNAYPFGDDLSQLDLWAKRGVRMFGFSYIGNNSWADSSRPMPFFNDTADALEGLSPIGEQAVGRLNDLGVIIDVSQMSSQALADVARLTRAPLVASHSAPRALVDIRRNLSDKELQLIKGTGGLVQVVGFSGYLQPLSQSTLDKLDALRARFDLGPLKDLNYALMPGDPAIAIWPEKRFGEYASGLYGILEQEPKASLKAYVDAIDYTVKKVGIDHVGISSDFNEGGGLDGWKDVSEIRNVTAELLTRGYSEADIAKLWAGNFLRVWQQVQDAGRPVAARH; encoded by the coding sequence ATGACCAAGACCCGTTCCCGCAAAGCCCTGTACATCGGCCTGCCCCTGGCCCTGGCACTCGCCGTGGGAAGCGCGGCCGCCGGCTACTTCTACTGGAAGGCCAACGCCGGCTACCCGCGCAAGATCGTCCAGCAGGCCGAGGACATGCACGAACACATGCTCGCCTTCGACGGCCACATCACCGTGCCACTGACCTTCGGCACCCACGGCCAGGAGGTGGACAAGGACGGCCCGCACCCCTTCGACCTGGTCAAGGCCGGCAAGGGGCGGTTGTCGGGCGCTGCGCTGACCATCCTGGCCTGGCCGGAGATGTGGAACGGCCCCAATGCCCCGCACAAGCCCACGCCGGGTTTCGTCGACGAAGCGCGCCACCAGCAACAGGTGCGCTACCAGGTGATCCGCAACATGGTGCGCGACCATCCCGACCAGGTCGGCATCGCCTATACCCCGGACGACTTGCGCAGGCTCAACGGCGAAGGCAAGTTCGCCGTGTTCATCAGCATGCTCAATGCCTACCCGTTCGGCGACGATCTTTCGCAACTGGACCTCTGGGCCAAGCGCGGCGTGCGCATGTTCGGTTTCAGCTACATCGGCAACAACAGTTGGGCCGATTCTTCCCGGCCGATGCCGTTCTTCAACGACACGGCCGATGCCTTGGAGGGCTTGTCACCGATAGGCGAACAGGCCGTCGGGCGCCTGAACGACCTGGGCGTGATCATCGACGTGTCGCAGATGTCCAGCCAGGCCCTGGCAGACGTCGCCCGCCTGACCCGCGCGCCACTGGTGGCCTCGCACTCGGCGCCCCGCGCCCTGGTGGACATTCGCCGCAACCTCAGCGACAAGGAACTGCAACTGATCAAAGGCACCGGCGGCCTGGTCCAGGTAGTGGGATTCTCAGGCTATCTGCAACCCCTGAGCCAATCGACCCTGGACAAGCTCGACGCCCTGCGTGCGCGCTTCGACCTTGGCCCGCTCAAAGACCTGAACTACGCCCTGATGCCGGGCGACCCGGCGATCGCCATCTGGCCTGAGAAACGCTTCGGCGAATACGCCAGCGGGCTCTACGGCATCCTCGAGCAGGAACCCAAGGCCAGCCTCAAGGCCTATGTGGATGCCATCGACTACACGGTGAAGAAAGTCGGCATCGACCACGTCGGCATCAGTTCGGACTTCAACGAAGGCGGCGGCCTGGACGGCTGGAAGGATGTCAGCGAGATCCGCAACGTCACCGCCGAGCTGCTTACCCGCGGCTACAGCGAAGCCGACATCGCCAAGCTCTGGGCCGGTAATTTCCTGCGAGTCTGGCAGCAGGTGCAGGACGCCGGACGCCCCGTCGCCGCCCGCCACTGA
- the pbpG gene encoding D-alanyl-D-alanine endopeptidase, protein MKTSLSILSLLLLLTGTATLPSTAAAQPPAQVQRDPAKLHLASGSALLVDLNTNRELYASHADRVVPIASVTKLMTAMVVLDAKLPMDEMLTMTIANNPEMKGVYSRVRLGSQLNRRETLLITLMSSENRAANSLANHYPGGYSAFIKAMNAKARSLGMAHTRYVEPTGLSTQNVSTARDLAKLLLASRKYPMLSDLSTTREKTVAFRKPNYTLGFRNTDHLVNKSNWDIKLTKTGFTNEAGHCLVLLTKMDNRPVAMVILDAFGKYTHFADASRMRQWLETGTAKPAPAVAMQYKADRQNRARLASD, encoded by the coding sequence GTGAAAACTTCCCTGTCCATCCTCAGCCTGCTGCTGTTGCTCACAGGAACCGCGACCCTTCCGTCGACCGCTGCTGCACAACCCCCGGCCCAGGTCCAACGCGACCCCGCCAAGCTGCACCTGGCCTCCGGTAGCGCCTTGCTGGTCGACCTGAACACCAACCGAGAGCTGTATGCCAGCCACGCCGACCGTGTGGTGCCGATCGCCTCGGTGACCAAGCTGATGACCGCGATGGTGGTGCTCGACGCCAAGCTGCCCATGGACGAAATGCTCACCATGACCATCGCCAACAACCCGGAAATGAAAGGCGTCTATTCTCGGGTACGGCTCGGCAGCCAGCTGAACCGGCGTGAAACCCTGCTGATCACCTTGATGTCCTCGGAAAACCGCGCCGCCAACTCCCTGGCCAACCATTACCCAGGCGGCTACAGCGCCTTCATCAAGGCCATGAACGCCAAGGCCCGCAGCCTGGGCATGGCGCATACCCGCTATGTCGAACCCACAGGCCTTTCGACCCAGAACGTGTCCACCGCCCGGGACTTGGCCAAGTTGCTGCTGGCATCGCGCAAGTACCCGATGCTCAGCGACCTCTCCACCACCCGCGAGAAGACCGTGGCGTTCCGCAAGCCCAATTACACCTTGGGCTTCCGTAACACTGACCACCTGGTGAACAAGAGCAACTGGGACATCAAGCTGACCAAGACCGGCTTCACCAATGAGGCCGGCCACTGCCTGGTACTGCTGACGAAGATGGACAACCGCCCGGTGGCCATGGTGATCCTGGATGCCTTCGGCAAGTACACCCATTTCGCCGACGCCAGCCGCATGCGCCAGTGGCTGGAAACCGGCACGGCCAAGCCGGCACCGGCCGTGGCCATGCAGTACAAGGCCGACCGCCAGAACCGCGCTCGCCTGGCGTCGGACTGA
- a CDS encoding shikimate 5-dehydrogenase, whose translation MAIPPSRDTVLCISLAGRPGTFGVRFHNHLYGQLGLDYYYKAMTTQDLPAAVAGIRALGIRGCGISMPYKEACMALVDEVDPSAAAIDSVNTLVNTHGHLKAYNTDYLAVRQLLERHQVDPNTAFALRGSGGMAKAVASALRDAGLREGIIVARNEQAGRQLADVCGYRWQAELGDLCPPMLVNVTPIGMAGGPEADELAFAEHAIAAAERVFDVVAMPARTPLIRRAEALGKPVITGLEVIALQALEQFVLYTGVRPTDEQVAQAVAYARQP comes from the coding sequence ATGGCGATTCCACCGAGCAGAGACACCGTGCTATGCATTTCCCTGGCCGGGCGGCCCGGTACGTTCGGGGTGCGTTTTCACAACCACTTGTATGGGCAGTTGGGCCTGGACTACTACTACAAGGCCATGACCACCCAGGACCTGCCGGCGGCAGTGGCGGGTATCCGTGCGTTGGGCATCCGCGGTTGCGGCATCTCCATGCCCTACAAGGAGGCCTGCATGGCCTTGGTCGATGAGGTCGACCCGTCCGCTGCGGCCATCGACTCGGTCAATACGCTGGTCAATACCCACGGCCATCTGAAGGCCTACAACACCGACTACCTGGCGGTGCGCCAGTTGCTGGAGCGGCACCAGGTGGATCCGAACACAGCGTTCGCCCTGCGCGGCAGCGGCGGCATGGCCAAGGCGGTGGCCAGCGCCTTGCGCGATGCGGGCTTGCGTGAAGGGATCATCGTGGCGCGTAACGAGCAGGCCGGCCGGCAACTGGCCGATGTGTGCGGGTACCGCTGGCAGGCAGAGCTGGGCGACCTGTGCCCGCCGATGCTGGTAAACGTGACGCCGATCGGCATGGCCGGCGGGCCCGAGGCGGATGAGCTGGCCTTTGCCGAACATGCCATCGCGGCGGCCGAGCGGGTGTTCGACGTGGTGGCGATGCCGGCGCGCACGCCGCTGATCCGCCGTGCCGAGGCGCTGGGCAAACCGGTGATCACCGGGCTGGAGGTGATCGCCTTGCAGGCGCTGGAGCAGTTCGTACTCTACACCGGCGTGCGGCCGACCGACGAGCAGGTGGCGCAGGCGGTTGCCTATGCGCGGCAGCCCTGA
- the gloA gene encoding lactoylglutathione lyase produces MSLHDLQTLPGVTAKPDAATARFVFNHTMLRVKDIEKSLDFYTRVLGFSLVDKRDFPEAAFSLYFLALVDPAQIPADDAERHQWMKSIPGILELTHNHGTENDPAFAYHDGNTDPRGFGHICISVPDVRAACERFEALQVPFQKRLSDGRMKHLAFIKDPDGYWVEIIQPTEL; encoded by the coding sequence ATGAGCCTGCACGATCTGCAAACCCTGCCAGGCGTTACCGCCAAGCCGGACGCCGCCACCGCCCGTTTCGTCTTCAATCACACCATGCTGCGGGTCAAGGACATCGAGAAGTCCCTGGACTTCTACACCCGCGTGCTGGGCTTCAGCCTGGTGGACAAGCGCGACTTCCCGGAAGCAGCGTTCAGCCTGTACTTCCTGGCCCTGGTGGACCCTGCACAGATTCCGGCCGATGACGCCGAACGCCACCAGTGGATGAAGTCCATCCCCGGCATCCTCGAGCTGACCCATAACCATGGCACCGAGAACGACCCGGCATTCGCCTACCACGACGGCAACACCGACCCGCGCGGTTTCGGCCACATCTGCATTTCGGTACCGGACGTACGCGCCGCCTGCGAGCGCTTCGAAGCCCTGCAGGTGCCCTTCCAGAAGCGCCTGAGCGACGGCCGCATGAAGCACCTGGCCTTCATCAAGGACCCCGACGGCTACTGGGTGGAGATCATCCAGCCAACCGAGCTCTGA
- a CDS encoding histone-like nucleoid-structuring protein, MvaT/MvaU family → MSRLAEFRAAEKALQEQMAQLEAMKKDAGLKREIEFEQKLVGLMKSYDKSLRDIIAILDPKAASRAPTAAPKQQRRPRVVKVYENPHTGELIETKGGNHRGLKAWKEQYGAKTVESWVRT, encoded by the coding sequence GTGTCCAGACTTGCAGAGTTTCGTGCTGCCGAAAAAGCTCTCCAGGAACAAATGGCGCAACTGGAGGCGATGAAAAAGGATGCCGGCCTAAAACGCGAAATCGAATTCGAGCAGAAACTAGTCGGCCTGATGAAAAGCTATGACAAGAGCCTGCGCGACATCATCGCCATCCTCGACCCCAAGGCGGCCTCCCGGGCCCCGACCGCAGCGCCCAAGCAGCAACGCCGCCCCCGCGTGGTGAAGGTGTACGAGAACCCGCACACCGGCGAGCTGATCGAGACCAAAGGCGGCAACCACCGCGGGTTGAAGGCCTGGAAAGAGCAATACGGCGCCAAGACGGTGGAAAGCTGGGTACGCACATGA
- a CDS encoding OprD family porin, with product MFAPFPLAPGRRVAGLFFLCVGAQAQAAGFLEDTTAKLEARNVYFNRDFRDGHSSSSQGASKREEWAQGFILNVQSGYTQGPVGFGVDALGMVGFKLDSSPADSNSGLLPASGHDPRRSVDQYAKLGVAGKVKVSRTVLRYGSMMPDMPLLKYNDGRLLPTMFHGAMLTSEEVSDLKFTLARLNQYTARDSTDRQDIRVHCKNKRYACDTEADHFDLAGVDYRFSDRLSGQYQVSRLENIYRQQFLGLVATQPLALGSVSADLRLIKSDDIGNARAGEIDHRAFSGMLGYSLGGHKISAGWQRMYGESAMPYLDGSNPYLVNYAQVNDFAAAQERSWQVRYDYDFKALGVPGLTFFTRYINGDHIKVPGSTAEGKEWERDTELKYQVQGGTFKDLSVRLRNSTYRSNYERWARDMDETRVIVSYNFSIL from the coding sequence ATGTTTGCCCCGTTTCCCCTTGCCCCCGGGCGTCGAGTTGCCGGCCTGTTCTTCCTGTGTGTCGGTGCCCAAGCCCAGGCCGCCGGTTTTCTTGAAGACACTACTGCCAAGCTCGAGGCGCGCAATGTCTATTTCAACCGGGATTTCCGTGATGGCCACAGCAGTTCCAGCCAAGGGGCGTCCAAGCGCGAAGAATGGGCGCAGGGGTTCATCCTGAATGTGCAGTCCGGTTACACCCAGGGCCCGGTGGGCTTTGGCGTGGACGCCCTGGGCATGGTCGGCTTCAAGCTCGACTCGAGCCCGGCGGACAGCAACAGCGGCCTGTTGCCGGCGTCCGGCCATGACCCGCGCCGCTCGGTCGACCAGTACGCCAAATTGGGGGTGGCCGGTAAGGTCAAGGTGTCCCGCACGGTACTGCGCTATGGCTCGATGATGCCGGACATGCCCTTGCTCAAGTACAACGACGGCCGCCTGCTGCCGACGATGTTCCATGGCGCCATGCTCACCTCCGAGGAGGTGAGCGACCTGAAATTCACCCTGGCGCGTCTGAACCAGTACACGGCGCGAGACTCCACCGACCGCCAGGACATTCGCGTGCACTGCAAGAACAAGCGCTACGCCTGCGACACCGAGGCCGATCACTTCGACCTGGCTGGCGTCGACTACCGCTTCAGCGATCGCCTCAGCGGCCAGTACCAGGTGTCGCGCCTGGAGAACATCTACCGTCAGCAGTTCCTGGGCTTGGTGGCTACCCAGCCGCTGGCGCTGGGCAGCGTGTCGGCGGACCTGCGCCTGATCAAGAGCGACGACATCGGCAACGCCCGCGCTGGCGAGATCGACCACCGCGCCTTCAGCGGCATGCTCGGCTACAGCCTGGGTGGGCACAAGATCAGTGCCGGCTGGCAGCGCATGTATGGCGAGAGCGCCATGCCGTACCTCGACGGCAGCAACCCGTACCTGGTCAACTACGCCCAGGTCAACGACTTCGCCGCCGCCCAGGAGCGCTCCTGGCAGGTACGCTATGACTACGACTTCAAGGCCCTCGGCGTGCCCGGCCTGACCTTCTTCACCCGCTACATCAACGGTGACCATATCAAGGTCCCCGGCAGCACCGCTGAAGGCAAGGAATGGGAGCGCGATACCGAGCTCAAGTACCAGGTGCAGGGCGGTACCTTCAAGGACCTGAGCGTGCGCCTGCGCAACTCCACCTACCGCAGCAACTATGAGCGGTGGGCGCGGGACATGGACGAGACGCGGGTCATCGTCAGCTACAACTTCTCGATCCTGTAG